The Anaerobranca gottschalkii DSM 13577 genome has a segment encoding these proteins:
- a CDS encoding transposase, whose amino-acid sequence MVCVIHTFGRDLKWNPYVHVLVTEGAIRKDNHWQPIKYFHYEMLRKRWQHLLLKSLKEAMPKNKRIILV is encoded by the coding sequence ATCGTATGTGTAATACATACCTTTGGAAGAGATCTTAAATGGAACCCCTATGTACATGTATTAGTAACAGAGGGAGCAATAAGAAAAGATAATCATTGGCAACCAATAAAATATTTCCACTACGAAATGCTGAGGAAAAGATGGCAACACCTTTTGTTAAAGTCATTAAAAGAGGCTATGCCAAAAAATAAAAGAATAATACTAGT
- a CDS encoding pyridoxamine kinase: MVRENIAVPKVVAIHDMSGVGRCSLTVAIPLISSMGIQVCPLPTAILSSHLDGFGEPAFIDLTDSLYSYANHWKSLNMEFDCIYTGFIGSKEQFGFIEDFIDDFRNPETLVVIDPVMADNGEFYSNYNEEMLEKMKGLVKKADVITPNLTEACMLLGEEYTKNPLSLDKGKDYLRRLGDLGPDYVVITGVRLDENTNANLGYSKINDEFWVIRYKYIPSHYPGTGDVFASILTGGLMKGDSLEKAMERATLFLQVAVEETYKLGTPKREGIILEKFLHMLI, encoded by the coding sequence ATGGTTAGGGAAAACATAGCGGTTCCCAAGGTAGTAGCGATTCACGATATGTCCGGAGTAGGTAGATGTTCTTTGACAGTAGCTATTCCTTTAATATCTAGTATGGGTATTCAAGTATGTCCGTTGCCAACTGCAATTTTAAGTAGTCATTTAGATGGTTTTGGTGAACCGGCCTTTATCGATTTAACAGATAGCCTTTATAGTTATGCTAACCACTGGAAAAGTTTAAACATGGAGTTTGATTGTATTTATACTGGATTTATTGGTTCAAAGGAGCAATTCGGATTTATAGAAGATTTTATTGATGATTTTAGAAATCCTGAAACTTTAGTGGTAATAGATCCTGTTATGGCTGATAATGGAGAGTTTTACAGCAATTATAATGAAGAAATGCTGGAAAAGATGAAAGGATTAGTAAAAAAGGCTGATGTAATAACACCTAATTTAACCGAAGCCTGTATGTTATTAGGAGAAGAATATACAAAAAATCCATTAAGTTTAGATAAAGGAAAGGATTATTTGCGACGTTTAGGAGATTTAGGACCGGATTATGTCGTTATAACTGGAGTTAGGTTAGATGAAAATACAAATGCTAATCTAGGTTATTCTAAGATCAATGATGAATTTTGGGTGATAAGGTATAAATACATCCCATCCCATTATCCCGGCACCGGGGATGTTTTTGCCAGTATATTAACCGGTGGTTTAATGAAGGGTGACAGTTTGGAAAAAGCAATGGAAAGGGCCACTCTATTTTTACAAGTTGCAGTAGAAGAAACCTATAAATTAGGAACCCCGAAACGGGAAGGAATTATATTAGAAAAGTTTTTACATATGTTAATTTAA